From a region of the Campylobacter showae genome:
- a CDS encoding response regulator transcription factor — MSKILIVEDENMLLEMMRAYLEAQGYETAGAKSYDDALNLAYESNFDLWIFDVKIIGGSGFALLGELRNAGKNTPCIFTTSLNTLDDVQTGFTSGCDDYIKKPFELKELHLRVQNLLKRTFVHNKNELINLGENLGFDMNQGLLFRDGKAVSMPKKQSRLLALLLKNQDKFLSREEIYSQIWDYDESPSELSLRVYIAELRKILGKERIVSASKLGYKYV, encoded by the coding sequence ATGAGTAAAATTTTGATCGTCGAGGACGAAAATATGCTGCTTGAGATGATGCGCGCGTATCTGGAGGCGCAGGGCTACGAGACTGCGGGCGCGAAAAGCTACGACGATGCGTTAAATTTGGCTTATGAAAGTAACTTCGATCTTTGGATATTTGACGTCAAGATCATTGGCGGCAGCGGCTTTGCGCTACTTGGGGAGCTGCGAAACGCAGGCAAAAACACGCCTTGTATATTTACGACCTCGCTAAATACGCTTGATGACGTGCAAACCGGCTTTACTAGCGGGTGCGACGACTACATCAAAAAACCTTTTGAGCTAAAGGAACTGCATCTGCGCGTGCAAAATCTGCTAAAACGCACCTTCGTACATAACAAAAACGAGCTGATAAATCTGGGCGAAAATTTGGGCTTTGATATGAATCAGGGCTTGCTATTTCGTGACGGCAAGGCTGTCTCGATGCCTAAAAAACAGTCTAGGCTGCTCGCACTTTTGCTAAAAAATCAGGATAAATTTTTAAGCAGAGAGGAGATTTATTCTCAAATTTGGGACTACGACGAGAGTCCTAGCGAGCTTAGTTTGCGCGTTTATATCGCGGAGCTGCGTAAAATTTTAGGCAAAGAGCGTATCGTTAGCGCCTCAAAGCTAGGCTATAAATATGTTTAA
- a CDS encoding sensor histidine kinase — translation MSLLKPLKKAFAALSDRQILPIFLLYFITSAAFLVFFAQMFYEREKHFILDRDVFIVRDLQHHLQNKLQKNGEIDDDDFDDVEAFAVNLKTGEEIEDDFEPREGMPQRYKDGTSSVVQFYLKNRLGEEEYYVAVKVADPEFAILTLKLKIIFFSFMILLAILIIAYFIIRLSLRPLYRRIDFLNGFIRDATHEINTPLSVILMSIEMFETDPKKYLNNIKTASKTISTLYEDLTLVKLSGKEDGAATSFSLSELVRERIGYFGLNLEQKNINLSTQIAEVQLRSSYKKTRKIIDNLLSNAIKYCDENGSVSVNLTPAALTISNSGAGIAKENLPRIFELYTRFDERNGGFGIGLHIVKTFCEELGFKISCKSSEGLTEFRVEFGGSAMKI, via the coding sequence ATGTCCTTGCTAAAACCTCTTAAAAAAGCCTTTGCAGCACTTTCGGACCGTCAAATTTTGCCTATATTTTTACTTTACTTCATCACGAGCGCCGCATTTTTGGTCTTTTTCGCGCAGATGTTTTACGAGCGCGAGAAGCATTTTATACTCGATCGCGACGTCTTTATCGTGCGAGATTTGCAGCATCACCTGCAAAATAAACTGCAAAAAAACGGCGAGATAGACGACGATGATTTCGACGACGTCGAGGCTTTTGCTGTAAATTTAAAAACGGGCGAGGAGATCGAGGACGACTTTGAGCCGCGCGAGGGCATGCCGCAAAGATACAAGGACGGAACGAGCTCGGTGGTGCAGTTTTACCTCAAAAATCGCCTCGGCGAGGAGGAGTACTACGTCGCCGTCAAGGTCGCGGATCCCGAGTTTGCGATTCTCACGCTAAAACTCAAAATAATATTTTTCTCGTTTATGATACTTCTTGCTATTTTAATCATAGCTTATTTTATCATACGTCTTTCGCTGCGTCCGCTTTATCGCCGCATCGACTTTTTAAACGGCTTTATCAGGGATGCGACGCACGAGATAAACACGCCTCTTAGTGTTATTTTGATGAGTATCGAGATGTTTGAAACCGATCCGAAAAAATATCTAAACAACATAAAAACAGCCTCCAAAACGATCTCGACGCTATACGAGGACCTCACGCTAGTAAAGCTTAGCGGCAAAGAGGACGGCGCGGCGACGAGCTTTAGCCTGAGCGAGCTGGTGCGCGAGAGGATCGGGTATTTTGGACTAAATTTGGAGCAAAAAAATATAAACCTAAGCACTCAAATCGCCGAAGTGCAGCTACGCTCGTCCTATAAAAAAACGAGAAAAATCATAGATAATCTGCTCAGCAACGCCATAAAATACTGCGACGAAAACGGCTCGGTAAGCGTAAATTTAACTCCCGCAGCACTCACGATCTCAAACAGCGGCGCAGGTATCGCGAAGGAAAATTTGCCGCGGATTTTCGAGCTTTATACGCGGTTTGACGAGCGAAACGGCGGCTTTGGCATCGGGCTTCATATCGTCAAAACATTTTGCGAGGAGCTTGGGTTTAAAATCTCGTGTAAAAGCAGCGAGGGGCTAACCGAGTTTCGCGTGGAGTTTGGCGGGAGCGCGATGAAAATTTAA